Proteins encoded in a region of the Nitrospirota bacterium genome:
- a CDS encoding 4Fe-4S binding protein — protein sequence RIGYDRDKCTSCMKCVDICPEKQVLHMVGRQSGAVLSGECINCGRCVEVCDDNAVNFSNIYSK from the coding sequence TGCGGATCGGATATGACAGGGACAAATGCACATCATGCATGAAGTGCGTTGATATCTGCCCTGAAAAACAGGTCCTGCACATGGTCGGCAGACAGAGCGGGGCCGTGCTCTCAGGGGAATGCATTAATTGCGGAAGGTGCGTTGAGGTATGCGATGACAACGCTGTGAATTTCAGCAATATATATTCAAAATAA